The sequence GCTTCAGCTCTTCTATCGTCTTGGCAATAGCGTCATTCATGGCAGGACTCCTCCTTTCACGACCATATTGAAATAGGTCGCATCTTCCCCACAATTGCCTTTGATTTCACCATCTCTCACTAGCTGAGTTTACGCCGAATTTCTTAGTTCCCTCTAATTCTCAGCGTCCCCTCTACTTCCTAACGCGAAAAACCGCCCGTAGGCGGTTTCGTGTTCCTAGTAGTTCTATTGATCCCACTTGGTCTATAATAGGCACTATCCCATGCTCGCCTTCGTTCGGATCTTTCCTCATCTCAAGACTTAACGGGTGAGCTTCCTACATCCGTTCTGCCTTCTGATAAAACCGCAGACACCAGTCAAGGTTTCGCAGCGAGTCAGATGCGTTCTTAAGGCCGCTGACCCCTTGCGCAATTTCTTGAGCAACTATCTCTACGATGTTCGGCCCCTCGGTTGATATCTTCACTACTTCAGGCTGCTTCATTGCTCTGGTTCGATAAGTAATCGTGGGTTCGCCCACGTTGTACTTGATCCACCCCTCATCGGCAAGAAGGCTAAATCTCGTGCCAAAGGGCAGCGTGGCAATCCAGGTGTCTTCAATGTTCACAACGCAATCGGACTCGAAGGTAAAACTTGCCGTGCCGTAATCCTCTAGGCTCAGATCCTTATATCGCAGGTTGCCCGCTACTCCGCTAACGTCTGTGGGGTCGGAGTCCAACAGGTAGCAACTTACGTCTAGGTGGTAGATGGCATGGTCGATCCAGGCCCCTCCCGGAGCCTGATTAGCATCAACCCACCAGCCAAGACAGCTGCTATCATGCCATCTTCTCGGTAGACCCGAATGGCTCTGCCAGGTAATCGTACGAACGGCTCCCAGTTTTCCACTGTCTACCCAGGCTTTAACTTGTTTCACCCAAGGTAATTGCCGTTGGTAGGTCTCATATCCCCAGAAGAACCGACCACTCTGTTGCACGGCATCCCTTACCCTACTGGCTTCATCGACGGTGAAGGCCACGGGTTTGGTAGAAATCACGTGCTTTCCAGATTCTAAAGCCGCCACACAGACAGCGGCATTCCGATTGGTCGGCAAGAAAGACGCTACTACATCGATATCCTCCCTCATTACCATCTCTAGGGGATCGGTAAAGGTTGTGATAGAACCATCATCTAGACTTCCTAGTACATCATCTAGTTGTTCTTTGTCCTCATGGGCTATTGCTATTAGACTGACAGAGTTGGAGTTGATTGCAGACTTGACGAAGGGAATTGCTGAATACCAATGATGCAGCCCTGCTACCCCGATTCGCAACTTGGCCATCTCTAGCCCTCCCAGAGTTCAAAAGCCTTTGTGCCCTTAAAACAGACGCATCCATAATATATAAAAATAAAGGGGTGGGGATACGCAAATCATCAGCTTGGTTTTTGGACCATTTGGAGGTTGTTAGTATAGCCTATTATCTATGCTGTGAACCGGCTTATGTCGTAACGATGGCTTTTTTCAGAGAGCACACTACACCCAGTCTCTAGAGCGCAATTGTCATGGGAGCGAGTAAGTTGTTTAGGGTGCACACCAACATCCAACTTAGCATCGGGGAGCAAATTAGAGTCTGTGAAGATGTGGGAAATAGAAAGATGTTCGCTGCTGGATCGGCTGGTGCAGGGACGACCTCCGAGATCGCTACCCATTTCATTTTTAAGCTGAGCGTAATCAGGAGATGCGCTGACGGTGCGATAACCCCCACCCAAACTTTGGCAAGTCGTAGCTTTGCAACGCAACGTCTTTCATCGATTGAATCTATTAGCCACAGGTCAGCCTTATCATTTGGACTGCGATGTTTATTTTAATGACTTTATTAAAGGTATTTAATAAGTTTGTAACAAATAATAGCATTAAGGCTGACCTAGCTATATTCTCATTCTTTTCTAGTATGTTAAGTCCTTCTTTTTCGCTAAAATTTCCCCAAAAAGGTGGTGCCACTAAATGCGCAGGATTCACAGCTCGTCTACACCAGCAAACAGCAGACTAGTTAGTTCCATGAATACAGAGCTGATCCTCGACTCCTTAATTCAGTTGAGAAGGGCCTCTAAGTCCCAATTGGCTCGAGAAACCAACTTGAGCTTTCCTACGGTATCAAAACTGATCCAAGAATTAGAGACCAGTGGTCTAGTTATCGCGGTTGATGATCATCATCAGACCGGGGGACGACCTTCCACACTGTATCAGTTTAATCCGGAGGTAGGCACCCTGATTGCCGGCGATGTTACCAGTGACTTAATCAAGCTGGTGGCCATAGATTTTCTTGGCAACGAAGTAACTAGATCCGAGGTTGCCGTGCCCAATGGGCCTCCTTCTCCCAGTGACGTGCTCAAGGCCATTGAGGGACTTTCCTATAAGCTAACGCGCCCACTGAAGGGAATATGTCTGTCGATACCCGGGTTGATTGACTATACCTCCGGCACTGTTCAAAGGTGTCTTAGTCTAGATTGGGGACGTATCCCTTTGGGCCAAATGATTACCGACAAGTTTGAGGTACCGGCGATCATTGAGAACGACGCAATCGCTGCGGCTATTGGGGAGTTCTATGCCGGAGACGGTAACCGTGACAGCAATGAAACCTTTGCCTATATCGCGATTAGTAGGGGGATCGGTGCAGGAATTGTGGTCAACGGCAGAGTTCTCCGCGGGCGAAGAACTCAACCGGGAAGTATCGGTCACACCATCATCGATTACTCTGGTAAGACCATTTGTCGGTGTGGGAATACAGGATGTCTCGAAGCCTTGGCAGGACAAGCTGCTCTGGTTAGCACCGCTCGCAAGCTGGGCATAGTCACCTCAGTAGAGGAGACAGCGGCAGTTAAGGAGATTGTCCAACAAGCGGAAGAGGGAAACCCAAAGGCCGTGGAGCTCCTTCAAGAGGCGGGATCAATGTTTGCAATCGGGATAAACAACCTACTTCTCACTATTGACGGGGAAAAAGCGGTCCTAGGAGGAACCTTGGCACTCAGTTCCATATTTCTCGACGCCGTTCGTTCTCAACTAACTAGACTAAATCCCATCCTCGGCCGGTTTGTCGATGTGATTCCATCGACCCTCTATCCAAACGCGTCACTGGAAGGGGCTTGCTTTCTGGCACGGGAATCACTGGTTTATACCACGATCAACGGTGAGGAGTAGAAAGATAACGCCATATGAGCCTTTACGCGACAAAGCCGCTCATAGGGGCGGTTTTGAGCTATCAGGCGCCTTGTCATAGCGTTTTCTTTTTCGGTTGATAGTCCGAAATCTAGAGTTCTATGGCCCGAGGATCAACTTGGTTCACCCGAATCTGTTAAATTCAAGGAAATTACCAAAGTTTATCGAATTTAGGGCATGCCTAGTACAGATTATCTAGCGCCCGAATCGGGTAAACTCATAATGTGGGTTCTTTTCTGATACGGAATGAAGTTGTAACAGGCCGTGAATAATTGGTATTTTCGGGAGTAAACATAGTACCGGGGTGATCCGGTATTATGAATAATCGTTGGCCAGTTTATCTAGAGTGCTCATATGACTGGAGGGGAGGCAGTGCGGTGAACGGAGAGTTCAATTACAAACCAACATGGGTGATTTCTAGCAATCCTAGGCTAGATGCCCTAGATGCTTTAGAACAATTATATCGTAGATTGATACTTCAAGTAGAATGGTATAGCGATCAGACAATTGTCGATGAACCTACTCGTACCCGAAGGGTGAACTGGATAAGGAGTTGGCTGGAGAGCGACGGGCAGGAAATCATGCGAGAAATCAGGAGCAAGATACAAGCTGCCGACGACTCGACAAGGGAGAAGATTCGGACCGCCATCATGGCTCGACAGGAATTGCTAGATATTGCTCTTGACGATATTAGAACTCAGGAAGATGTAGAAATCGTATGGCAGTGGATTCAGAACTCACTTGTTTCACTACAGCTGGCCTTCAGGACTCTCCCAGCCGAAACCGTTAGTAATGAGATAGGTAACGTATTCCTCGATGACCAAGAGATTCTATATAAAGGTACCACGTCCGATGAGTACACATACGCTCCCTTTGAGCTAGAAGATGGTTTGACTCAGACTCAAGCTATGAATAATGTGGCGGCGTAATCACTCGACAAATGTACTGCGGTGCAATCAGTTCTATTGCAGCGCAGTCTTTATTTGGGGGTGTGGACATGCATAGGCCATCTATCAGCGATACAAACGAGTACCGCAAATTGATCGAAAGCATAGATCTATCCGGGATTTCTCTCATCAACCTATCCCAACGCTGCGAAGTCGAACTGAGTCCACCCTTCAGGGTGGAGCATACATTTGCAGTACCCCAGGACGGAATTGATCTGAATAAGTTAACAGCTGAGGCTCATTTTGGCCTGAAGGCAATACCTTCAGACTCGGACGAGGAACATCCACACATCAGTATAGAGATGGTATGGCTCGCTAGATACGAGTTCAAAGCGAACGAAGAATGCGAATATACCACGGAAACACTTAATGAATTTTTCCAACGAAATGTTCCCATAAACATCTGGCCGTATATCAGAGAGACGGTATTGACTTATGCTGGTTCCACTGAGCCTTTCTCCTCCAAGAGGCTTCCTAGTACCTGTTAATCCTCAACCCACTTGAGAAGAATTCTGTCCTTAAAAGCTCCTCGCTCTTCAGCTTTCTTGGCGCGAATTGCCTCAAGTTCCTCGATGCTTACTCCTTTTGCCTGGGCGATGGCATAGACTACCTCGAGAATATCAGCCAGTTCCTCGATCTGGCCGCCAACATCCTTGCTGGCCAGGTACTCATCCCATTCTTCACTGAGTTTTCTCTCTAGTTGGGCGAGACATTCTGACTCTCCGAGAACTGCAGTGACGCATTTCTTGCCAGCAGCCTCAATGATTTCAGGGATGCGGTCCCTCACCAATTTATCGTAGTAGGGCATTGTCTATCTCTCCTTGATAGCCAAATTAGCTGTCTCAACCATCGTCTCGATCTCTGTAACGCTTGGCGAAATAATCGGTTTCCCGATACTTCAAGATATCCTTAATATGCCGCACCAGTTTCGGACCAGCATAGGGATGCAGGGATTCATCCAAACTGAAAACTCGGTTGACCTCATCGTAATGAAAGAACCGGCTGCGGGACAAGTAGCGAACGGGATTCCTTCTGGCCAGACGCGCAAACTGTTTCGGAGTCCTGGTGGCCCAGTCCCGGTTGCTCTTGTCCTGGAGGTCCCGTTGATGCAACTTGCTGGTAACGTAGTATTCCCGGAATGCCTCCCCAACTCTGTCTATAGCCACTGACATGGACAAGCTGCCCTCAGAAGTGATCAGAGAACCAATCGTTGGTATCTTGTAGGACTTTTTCATGGAGGTTTTTTCCAGTTCTCGCAAGAACTCCTCCGCCGGCGTTCCCAACCAGCTCTCTTCTTCCTCGTCGAGGGCACTGGCCGATGCCAGAAACCGCAGCCAACCGTCCCGGAGATAATGCCGCATGGGTATGTCTGAACCTTGATACATGTCGAACCTCCAGGGTCGGCGCCCAAGCCCCTCCCACAAGATCGCAAACTCGTTTTTCATCCGCTTCTGGAGCGGATCCCTCTTTGCCAGCTCTTCAAATAGGTCGAGGAGCCGGAAATCGAATTGAACCAGGCACCCGGGAGGGTATTCAATGGACCTTTTCCATTCCTCTACTGCCTCTGGCTTCATTCCCGACAGAAGATAGGGAATATAATGGGCTCGCTTGTAATTCCCGATAAAATCTAGGACCGTTAAGTGGTTCTTACCCTCATGCAGCCGCAGTCCTCTTCCCAGCTGCTGAAGAAAAACAGTGTAAGACTCCGTTGGTCTGAGAAAAAGCACTGTATCCAATGATGGGATGTCTATCCCCTCGTTGAATATGTCCACGGCAAAAATCACTCTGATTTTTCCTTGTTCCAGCAGCTCTACCGCCCTCCTGCGGTCCGCG is a genomic window of Bacillota bacterium containing:
- a CDS encoding Gfo/Idh/MocA family oxidoreductase, giving the protein MAKLRIGVAGLHHWYSAIPFVKSAINSNSVSLIAIAHEDKEQLDDVLGSLDDGSITTFTDPLEMVMREDIDVVASFLPTNRNAAVCVAALESGKHVISTKPVAFTVDEASRVRDAVQQSGRFFWGYETYQRQLPWVKQVKAWVDSGKLGAVRTITWQSHSGLPRRWHDSSCLGWWVDANQAPGGAWIDHAIYHLDVSCYLLDSDPTDVSGVAGNLRYKDLSLEDYGTASFTFESDCVVNIEDTWIATLPFGTRFSLLADEGWIKYNVGEPTITYRTRAMKQPEVVKISTEGPNIVEIVAQEIAQGVSGLKNASDSLRNLDWCLRFYQKAERM
- a CDS encoding ROK family transcriptional regulator; the protein is MRRIHSSSTPANSRLVSSMNTELILDSLIQLRRASKSQLARETNLSFPTVSKLIQELETSGLVIAVDDHHQTGGRPSTLYQFNPEVGTLIAGDVTSDLIKLVAIDFLGNEVTRSEVAVPNGPPSPSDVLKAIEGLSYKLTRPLKGICLSIPGLIDYTSGTVQRCLSLDWGRIPLGQMITDKFEVPAIIENDAIAAAIGEFYAGDGNRDSNETFAYIAISRGIGAGIVVNGRVLRGRRTQPGSIGHTIIDYSGKTICRCGNTGCLEALAGQAALVSTARKLGIVTSVEETAAVKEIVQQAEEGNPKAVELLQEAGSMFAIGINNLLLTIDGEKAVLGGTLALSSIFLDAVRSQLTRLNPILGRFVDVIPSTLYPNASLEGACFLARESLVYTTINGEE
- a CDS encoding nucleoside triphosphate pyrophosphohydrolase — translated: MPYYDKLVRDRIPEIIEAAGKKCVTAVLGESECLAQLERKLSEEWDEYLASKDVGGQIEELADILEVVYAIAQAKGVSIEELEAIRAKKAEERGAFKDRILLKWVED